A stretch of DNA from Thermithiobacillus plumbiphilus:
GGGCGTCATCGCCATCGCACCCGCCAAGGGTCAGCCGAAAGCTCCAGCAGCCCTGGACAAAGCAGAAAAGCTGGTTCGCGCAGGGCAGGGGGACACCCTGATACGTGGGCCCGCGCCCGGCTGCCCGGTTGCCGAAGTGGCTGCCAGTACACTGCTCAGCTACTATGGGCCTCAACCAGACAAGGATATTCGCAAGGCCATTGCTGCAATCAAAGTCCCGGTGCTGGTCGTTGCCGGTGCGCGGGATGAGGTGGTCCGTGGCTTGCCTGACTATCTCCGGCCCTCGATCGGTCCGCATCTGACTTTGCGGGTGGTCGAGACCGCTGATCATTTTTATCGCGACAATGCCGCGGCGGCCGAGTTGGGCGAAATCGTGCCGGAGTTTGCGCGGGATGCCATGGGCTCGGGCCATGGTCGGGCATTTGGCGAGTGAATTGGTTCCAATGTCCCTACCCCGCTGGTTGACCTCCGTATTGTTCGGATGCACGACCATCTCGCGCAGGAACTCCGGCAGACCCGGCCGCCTTTGCGACCAAACTCTGGATGCTGTGAAAGCGACTTGTTCCCACTTTGGGAACATGTGGGGGCAATCGGTGTCAATGAGAGTGATCGCCAAAAGGACGCTGCGGGCTTTCTGGGAGGAAAGGCCGGATACCGACAGCCGCTCAAAACGTGGCATGCCATGGCCTGCAAAGCGGACTGGAAGACCCCGGCAGACGTCAAGGCGGACTACCGAAATGCCAGCATCATCGCCAACAATCGGGTGGTGTTCAACATCAAGGGCAATGACTACCGTCTGATTGCTGCCATTAATTACGATGTCGGGGTTATCTGGATCAAATTTATCGGTACCCACGCCGAGTATGATCGAATCGATGCGGCTACGGTCGGGTAGCCGCAGTCACGCGAACAGCAGAAAGACGCGGCGCAAGAACCGCGAAACAATTAGGGCTTTATCAGGAGACAGCAATGGATGCCTATCTGATCAAATCAGAGACGGACTATCGGCGGGCGCTGGCTGAACTCGAAACGGTATTCGACGCCAAGCCAGGCACCCCGGAGGGTGATCGCATGGAGCTCTTGAGCATGCTCATCGATGCCTACGAGCAAAAACACTATCCGATTGATCCACCGGATCCCATTGAGGCTATCTTGTGCCGTATGGATGACCTTGGTCTGGCCCGGAAGGATATGGAGCCGTATATCGGCGGGAAAAGTCGCGTGTCCGAAGTGCTTGGTCGCAAGCGTCCGCTAACCATTCAGATGATTCGCAAGCTCAGCGAAGGGCTGGACATCCGTGCCGAGGTGCTGATCAAGCCCTATCCGCTCCGACAGGATTGCGCTTGACGCCTTTTTGCTCCGGGATGCAGGTCAGCGTCAAGACACAGCAAAACTGGGAGCAGCATCGCCGCTACCCGACCGGCCCCGCTACCGCCTTGCTCAAGATCGTGCGTATGGTTCGGCTTCGACATCACCGCACCCGCGCCAGTTCCCCCCAGCAGGTGGTGTAACGGGGGGAGCGCCTGCTGGCGCGCATGGCCCAGGGTTGTGCCAGTCCCTCTGCCGCAAAGCGCAGCGTCGCCCGCCCGAACTGGGCATTGATGCCATCGAGCGTGTGCATGAGTTGCTGACGCTTCGGATCCTCCGGCGCAGCCAGCCAATGGCCAGGTGCGCCAGCACTACGTGCTGGCTGCCCCGGTTGCCTTGGGCGAGCATGCACGCGAGCACCCACAGCGATGGCTGATCCACATCGACGTCCAGGTGATGGTGTTCAGCCGCCTGAGCCGCTCATCGCGAAGGAGCGCAGGGGGATCAAGATCGAGCTATCATATTGACGTTGTATATACAGATGTTATTCTAATCGCATGGATATTTGGCATACCCATCACGGCATTCGCTTCGTCTGGTCGGCTGAGAAGGCTGCCAGGAATATCAAGAAGCATGGCGTCACCTTCGAACTGGCGAGTCAGGTGCTTCTTGATCCATTTATCCGGGTGGTGGATGCGAGCGACAAGGGCGAGGAACGGGACAAGGCCATTGGCTACCCACAGGCCAGCAGTCGCCTTGTTTGCGTGGTGCATATCATCCGCGAAGACGATGGCATCCGCATCATCTCAGCGTGGCCGGCAACTGCCGAGGAAAGGAGATTGTATGAAGACTACTGAACTGATCAACACCCGCTTGCGCAAGGATCGGGCCATGACGACCATCAGTCTGCGCATGCCGGAGGATGTGATCGATGATCTCAAACGCGTGGCGCCGATGTTGGGATTTTCGGGCTATCAGCCCCTGATCCGGGCCTATGTCGGGCAGGGACTGCGCCAGGATCTGGCCCGGTTGGAGTCCGATCCGCTACACAATCTGATCGACAGCTTGCGTCGCCATGGGGTATCGGACGCGGTGATTGCCGAGGCGGTGGCCGAGGCCAGGACCGATGATCCAGCCCCAGTCTTGCCCCGCCTGGATGCGGGTTGCAAGACCAACTGAGCATGGGAGACAGATCGGCTATGGCGGCCAGGCCCAGCATCCCGATGGCGAATAATCGGAACGGCAACTGACAACGGCGCGGCGTGAAGTGGACCAAAGTGGACCACGATAGTCCAGACGCAAAAGCGCCTCAGCAGCGGGATCGTGCTAAGGCGTTGATATTGCTGGGGAATATGGTGGGCCGGGTGAGACTCGAACTCACGACCAACGGATTAAGAGTCTCACGGTTCAATGTTTTCCTGACTTTTCCCCTGTATGACCAAAGTTTACAAACCCTTATTTTATGCCTATTCTGACCTTACTTTAGTCATTCGGTCAGACCCCGAAATTTCCCTACGGCGTATGACCAGCGTATGACCGACCGGGGGGCGTATGACCAGCAAGTTCAACTTCACCAAATCCAGCATCGATGCCTTACCCATTCCACCCAAGGGCAAGCGCGTCTATCACTACGACACCAAGACCCCGGCCCTGGCGTTGTGCATCACCGGCACCGGCGCCAAGACTTTCTATCTGTATCGACGTGTCAGTGGCAAGCCCGAGCAGATCCGCCTGGGCGGCTACCCGGAAATGAGCATCGAACAGGCGCGCAAGCAGGCACAAACCGTGAACGGCGAGATTGCCAAGGGCATGAACCCGGCAGACATGAAACGCGAGCAGCGCAAGGAATGGACCCTGGGCGACCTGTTCGAAGACTACATGACGCATCACGCCATGCCGCACAAACGGAGCTGGAAGACCGACCGGGACCGATTCAAATATCTGCAACCCTGGGCCAAGCGCAAGCTGTCGAGCATCCGCCGTTCTGACGTCAAGACGCTGCATGCCAAGATCGGGCAGGACAATGGCATCTATGCAGCCAATCGCCTGCTGGCGCTACTCAAGACCATGTACAACTTTGGCATCCATGAACGGGATCTGCCTTTCGAGAACCCGGCCAAGGGCGTGAAGATGTTCAAGGAAGAGAAGCGGGAACGCTGGCTGGGCGCTGATGAACTGCCGGCCTTCTTTCAGGCCGTGGCGGAAGAATCGAACACCGACATTCGAGACTATGTGCTGCTGTCGCTGCTGACCGGCGCACGCCAGGGCAATGTAGTGTCCATGCGCTGGGACGAGCTCAATTTGCTGCGCGGCGTCTGGGCGATTCCGGCTGCCAAGACCAAAACAAAAGATCCCCTTGTCATTCCCCTGGCGCCGGAAGCGATCGAGATCCTGACGCTACGCAAGGCGACAACGAACGATGCCCACGTCTTTCCCGGAGAGGGCAGGACCGGGCACATGGTCGAACCCAAAGCCGGCTGGGCGCGCATCAAGCAAAGGGCGAGGCTCTACCAGCTCATGGCCCGCGTGGGCGCTGCCAAGGGCTGGGATGCGCAGGCATTGGCCGAAGCGCAAGCAGCCGTGGAAGATGTGGAAAAGGCTATCGCCAGCTATCGAGCGGAAGCCGAGGCATTGGGGCTGGAGCAGCAAGAACTCGGCTTTGCCAACCTGCGGCTACATGATCTGCGGCATACCCTGGCGAGCTGGCAGGTATCCATGGGCGTAAGTCTGGCCATCACTGGCAAGTCGCTGGGGCATAACAACGTGGCGACCACGGCCCGCTATGCCCATCTGGCCATTGATCCGATTCGGGATGCCGTGAACATGGCCACCAGTGCCATCTGGGCAGCGGGCGGCGTCAAGCCTTCAGGGGACGTGGTTAAGATTCGGCAACGCAACAAGAAGAGTTCGACAGCTTAGCGAGCCCAATCTAACATCCTGCTTCTCTATAGTTATAATAATAACCAGAAGGTTATATAATGAGCTATGCTCTGAAGATCAAGCGCGAGGCCAAGCGCAAGCTGCAAAGTCTGTCCAGTACCGACCGGCTGCGGATAACGGACAAGCTGATGGATTTGGCCCGAAATCCCGACGATCCCACCCTGGACGTGAAGCAGCTTTCAGGTTCCTGGCTCTGGCGGCTGCGGGTAGGCACCTGGCGCGTGATCTATGACCGGCAGGACGAAGTACGGATTATTGCCGTGGAAAGAATTGGTCCCCGAGGAGACGTTTACAAATGACCCTGCAAACCATCAAGAGCCTGGACGGACAGGACGAATACGTGCTGATCCCCGTGGCCGTCTATCGAGCCCTGAAGACCGAGATCGAGGACGAGCTGGCGGGGCTCGAAGCGCGTGCTGCCCAGACCGATGATTACGAGCCCTTCGACCCCGCCGACTACGTGCAAAACCCCGTGGCATTGATGCGGATGCGTGCGGGCATCAGGCAGACAGAGCTGGCACGGCGCTTGGGCGTGTCACAACCTTATCTCTCGAAGGTCGAGCGGATGGAGAAGGTTTCCGACGATCTGCTGGGACGGGTTCGAGAAGTACTATGAAGCCTTGCCAAGCCGGTATGGCAACTTTCGGCCTCTTCCTTGGCCAAATGGATTTCTCGCTGTTGCGGTGGGCCGTATGGAATTGAAAAGCAAGGATTATTATTCTGTTGAAGAAATAGCAGCGTTGTGGGGGATCAGTATTGGAGATGTGATGCATTTACTGCAAACCCATCAGCTTCGCCGGGCAATGTTCTTTGAGGACACCGTCTATGCCATGAATGCCGCTGACGGTGATTATCAAATCACGTATTTAAAAGGGATCGTATATCTGGATGATCACAGTCCAGAGGGTGAGGCCGCGAATGTCACTGCCTATGCATCCCCTTATATTTATCTGGATACCTTCGAATCAAAATTTGACAACACCGCCTTCTTTGATAAATACCGCCTTGGGAACGGGTTTCTGGCTTTGGGAAAATGCAAGATTGGGCCGCTTTCATCAATGCTTATTACTCATGAAGAGCGAGAGCGATATGAAAGGGGGCAGGCCATGAGCCGGGTAGAAGAAGCAGCGAAACCTTTGTCCACCCGGGAAAGACAAGGGCTGCTACTTACAATCGGAACCTTGGCTTTGATGTTGGCAGAAAAGAATCCTGGCCAAATGGGTGGTTTTGAAAAGCCAAACGTCAACAGCATAGCAGGAAAGATTGCTGACTTCGCCGCTGCTCACCAGTTGCCCGAAGAGGGTATGAGGGATAGGACTTTGCGTGAAAGGCTGGCCAAGGCAATTGCAGAGTTCAAGGAGTCTGCCGGTACTGCCAAGCCTTGACCCATCCTGAACTGATGAGTCATCTCCATGGTTAACATGGCTATTGCTGCTATTGTTGCTATTTCTGCTACGCTTCTGGCGCTGACCGATGTAGATCAATGACTTTGCGTTCCAGTGAAGCGGTGAAAACAATGCTCTTCAATGACTCATGGAATCTTGTACCCTCGGATCATGAGGCGCCCAGTCGCTCTTCCATTTGGTAAATTGACAAAATGGCTACTTTCACCAACTCCGGCCAGCTGTTATAGGCTGGCCGGAAATCTCCGCCGCTCACTCCGGCAGGATTTGCAGATTGGGGCCCTGGCGCTTGATCAGGATCGAGCCGTCCGCTAGCTCGATTTCCCATTTAGTTCCATAGCGTCTCGCCCGACAGCCGTGCTCCTCGCATTCCTCCCTTTCGCGGCCGCTGCGGTACCAGACGACATATCTGACGGTACAACGCTCGATGGTCTCATCCGGTACCCGCGCCGGTCTAGGCCGGGCCTTCTTTTCCGTTTCCCTGGTTTTCCAGGTTTCGGCCCAGCCCCGGAAATCCGGTATGGCGAGTGCTGCGATGACCTGGGCCAGTCCCTTTCGTTGATCCAGTCCGGCGGCCCGGCCCTTGGCCAGGGTGCTGTATTTTTCTGCCGCGCGGGCGTACTCCTCTACCAGAAAATGATCGAAGCCCCGGTCAATCTCCTGGTTATATCTTTCCCGCCGGGCATCGGCCGCGGCCTGAAGCGCGCGCTCTCGTTCATCCGCCCGCGCCTGCAGGCTGGATGCATTCGCCGACTGCAACCAGGCTAGCACTGCGGCTGTATCCGTACAGCCCACCAGCACAGGCGTCCACTCATACACGGGTTGCGAGGATGAGCGGCCTTTTCGGTCCAGCGCCATGCTCCTGCGCTCACCGAGCTTGCAATCAAGCTTGAAGACCGGGGCTAGCCATCTGCCATCCACCTCGATCAG
This window harbors:
- a CDS encoding type II toxin-antitoxin system HigB family toxin, encoding MACKADWKTPADVKADYRNASIIANNRVVFNIKGNDYRLIAAINYDVGVIWIKFIGTHAEYDRIDAATVG
- a CDS encoding transcriptional regulator, which encodes MDAYLIKSETDYRRALAELETVFDAKPGTPEGDRMELLSMLIDAYEQKHYPIDPPDPIEAILCRMDDLGLARKDMEPYIGGKSRVSEVLGRKRPLTIQMIRKLSEGLDIRAEVLIKPYPLRQDCA
- a CDS encoding DUF4113 domain-containing protein, which translates into the protein MHARPRQPGQPARSAGAPGHWLAAPEDPKRQQLMHTLDGINAQFGRATLRFAAEGLAQPWAMRASRRSPRYTTCWGELARVR
- a CDS encoding BrnT family toxin, producing MDIWHTHHGIRFVWSAEKAARNIKKHGVTFELASQVLLDPFIRVVDASDKGEERDKAIGYPQASSRLVCVVHIIREDDGIRIISAWPATAEERRLYEDY
- a CDS encoding site-specific integrase; translation: MTSKFNFTKSSIDALPIPPKGKRVYHYDTKTPALALCITGTGAKTFYLYRRVSGKPEQIRLGGYPEMSIEQARKQAQTVNGEIAKGMNPADMKREQRKEWTLGDLFEDYMTHHAMPHKRSWKTDRDRFKYLQPWAKRKLSSIRRSDVKTLHAKIGQDNGIYAANRLLALLKTMYNFGIHERDLPFENPAKGVKMFKEEKRERWLGADELPAFFQAVAEESNTDIRDYVLLSLLTGARQGNVVSMRWDELNLLRGVWAIPAAKTKTKDPLVIPLAPEAIEILTLRKATTNDAHVFPGEGRTGHMVEPKAGWARIKQRARLYQLMARVGAAKGWDAQALAEAQAAVEDVEKAIASYRAEAEALGLEQQELGFANLRLHDLRHTLASWQVSMGVSLAITGKSLGHNNVATTARYAHLAIDPIRDAVNMATSAIWAAGGVKPSGDVVKIRQRNKKSSTA
- a CDS encoding type II toxin-antitoxin system RelE/ParE family toxin, which encodes MSYALKIKREAKRKLQSLSSTDRLRITDKLMDLARNPDDPTLDVKQLSGSWLWRLRVGTWRVIYDRQDEVRIIAVERIGPRGDVYK
- a CDS encoding helix-turn-helix transcriptional regulator — its product is MTLQTIKSLDGQDEYVLIPVAVYRALKTEIEDELAGLEARAAQTDDYEPFDPADYVQNPVALMRMRAGIRQTELARRLGVSQPYLSKVERMEKVSDDLLGRVREVL